A region of Streptomyces cinnamoneus DNA encodes the following proteins:
- a CDS encoding putative bifunctional diguanylate cyclase/phosphodiesterase — MSASGAALTRRPGPAGGPGVVPQLLLALVCGGYATGAVFGWGSAEMATTMGDFGLSGAAGLAAASCFWYARAHNTRFRPAWLLFAVSSSMAGFGNAVWGWYEVVLGRPVPSTSPADFCFLLFAPPSIIGLLVLARRPVTRAGWVCLGLDSWLIGGSLLTLSWSLALAHTAHFAGETVAHAALSLAYPLLDIVLVSMVLALHFKRSSANRSAINTAIAALALTVLCDALFTSPLLRANYRSGQILDAGWFAGYMLMAYAPWVAREQGEESGARRGRPVLQHPSRPIAGSLAALTPYLAAAVCTLGILYNVLDGHHVDRVVLFTGCTVVLALVVRQGIMLLDNISLTQELAQKENHFRSLVQGSSDVIMIAAPTGILRYVSPAAAGVYGRDAEELVGSELASLIHPEDLGRVVHEVRRFLAAPPAEEPTTRIECRFRSGSGEWLNVESTVNRHHGGLIFNSRDVTERVRLQAQLQHTAEHDPLTDLPNRALFTKRVQQALAGRRVTDAGTAVLFIDLDGFKAVNDSVGHQAGDELLVQAARRLQDSVRAGDSTARFGGDEFAALIIGDGTRDPAAREYRILEVADRLRLTLSQPYLVEGGTEVRVAASIGVAFAEPDITPGTLMRNADLAMYRAKQAGKGRVELYAPQMQADVVRRTELATRLRTALHEGEFALLHQPVVELATGRITAVSAQARWRSAQGILFTPEEFLRVAEMDRGDESARTAELGRWTLEKAVEQAAQRARAGHGVPVYVRLPAARLLDRSLPPKNIEALVLRHDLPSGALVLELSGSDPRLPLDELERRLASLRRFGVRIALDGFGSGYAAMSALRRLPIDVLKLDRGLVDGVAESARLHKITAGLLRIATDLGMDSVAEGVDEPEQARVLRTMGCTHGQGLAFAGALDEHRLRHALDRGPYTLPTDPSNEGNGVLVGGALPVRSGAVGGPGALAHAPLRSNNETPVPPT, encoded by the coding sequence GTGAGCGCCTCCGGAGCGGCCCTGACCCGTCGGCCCGGCCCCGCCGGGGGCCCCGGGGTGGTGCCCCAGCTCCTCCTCGCCCTCGTCTGCGGCGGCTACGCCACGGGCGCCGTCTTCGGCTGGGGTTCGGCCGAGATGGCGACCACCATGGGCGACTTCGGCCTCAGCGGGGCCGCGGGCCTCGCCGCCGCGTCCTGCTTCTGGTACGCGCGCGCACACAACACCCGCTTCCGGCCCGCCTGGCTGCTGTTCGCCGTCTCCTCCTCGATGGCCGGCTTCGGCAACGCGGTCTGGGGCTGGTACGAGGTCGTCCTCGGCCGGCCCGTGCCGAGCACGTCCCCGGCCGACTTCTGCTTCCTGCTGTTCGCGCCGCCGTCCATCATCGGCCTGCTGGTGCTCGCCCGCCGCCCCGTCACCCGGGCCGGCTGGGTCTGCCTCGGGCTCGACTCCTGGCTCATCGGCGGCTCGCTGCTGACGCTCTCCTGGAGCCTGGCCCTCGCCCACACCGCGCACTTCGCCGGCGAGACCGTGGCCCACGCCGCGCTGTCCCTGGCCTACCCGCTGCTGGACATCGTGCTGGTGTCCATGGTGCTGGCCCTGCACTTCAAGCGCTCGTCCGCCAACCGCTCCGCCATCAACACCGCGATCGCCGCCCTGGCCCTGACGGTGCTGTGCGACGCGCTGTTCACCTCACCGCTGCTGCGGGCGAACTACCGCTCCGGCCAGATCCTCGACGCCGGCTGGTTCGCGGGCTACATGCTCATGGCCTACGCCCCCTGGGTCGCCCGGGAGCAGGGCGAGGAGAGCGGCGCCCGGCGCGGGCGGCCCGTCCTGCAGCACCCCAGCCGCCCCATCGCGGGCTCGCTCGCGGCCCTCACCCCGTACCTGGCCGCGGCCGTCTGCACCCTGGGGATCCTCTACAACGTCCTGGACGGCCACCACGTCGACCGGGTCGTGCTCTTCACCGGCTGCACGGTCGTCCTGGCGCTCGTGGTGCGCCAGGGCATCATGCTGCTCGACAACATCTCCCTCACCCAGGAGCTGGCCCAGAAGGAGAACCACTTCCGCTCCCTGGTCCAGGGCTCCAGCGACGTCATCATGATCGCCGCACCCACCGGCATACTGCGCTACGTCAGCCCCGCCGCCGCGGGGGTCTACGGGCGCGACGCCGAGGAGCTCGTCGGCTCCGAACTGGCCTCCCTCATCCACCCCGAGGACCTCGGCCGGGTCGTCCACGAGGTGCGCCGCTTCCTCGCCGCGCCGCCCGCCGAGGAGCCCACCACCCGCATCGAGTGCCGCTTCCGCTCCGGCAGCGGCGAGTGGCTCAACGTCGAGTCCACCGTCAACCGCCACCACGGCGGCCTGATCTTCAACAGCCGCGACGTCACCGAACGGGTCCGCCTCCAGGCGCAGTTGCAGCACACCGCCGAGCACGACCCGCTCACCGACCTGCCCAACCGGGCCCTGTTCACCAAGCGGGTCCAGCAGGCGCTGGCCGGCCGCAGAGTCACCGACGCCGGCACCGCCGTGCTCTTCATCGACCTCGACGGCTTCAAGGCCGTCAACGACTCCGTCGGCCACCAGGCGGGCGACGAACTGCTGGTCCAGGCCGCCCGGCGGCTCCAGGACTCGGTGCGCGCCGGCGACTCCACCGCCCGCTTCGGCGGCGACGAGTTCGCGGCGCTCATCATCGGCGACGGCACCCGTGACCCCGCCGCCCGCGAGTACCGCATCCTGGAGGTCGCCGACCGGCTGCGGCTGACCCTCTCCCAGCCCTATCTGGTCGAGGGCGGCACCGAGGTCCGCGTCGCCGCCAGCATCGGCGTCGCCTTCGCCGAGCCCGACATCACGCCCGGCACCCTGATGCGCAACGCCGACCTCGCGATGTACCGCGCCAAGCAGGCCGGAAAGGGGCGCGTCGAGCTCTACGCCCCCCAGATGCAGGCCGACGTCGTCCGCCGCACCGAGCTGGCCACCCGGCTGCGCACCGCGCTGCACGAGGGCGAGTTCGCCCTGCTGCACCAGCCGGTCGTGGAGCTGGCCACCGGCCGGATCACCGCCGTCTCGGCCCAGGCCCGCTGGCGCTCGGCCCAGGGCATCCTCTTCACCCCCGAAGAATTCCTCCGGGTGGCCGAGATGGACCGCGGCGACGAGAGCGCCCGCACCGCCGAGCTGGGCCGCTGGACCCTGGAGAAGGCCGTCGAGCAGGCCGCCCAGCGCGCCCGCGCCGGCCACGGCGTGCCCGTGTACGTACGCCTGCCCGCCGCCCGGCTGCTGGACAGGTCCCTGCCGCCGAAGAACATCGAGGCGCTCGTGCTGCGCCACGACCTGCCCTCCGGCGCGCTCGTCCTGGAGCTGTCCGGCAGCGACCCGCGGCTGCCCCTGGACGAGCTGGAGCGCCGCCTGGCCTCCCTGCGCCGCTTCGGCGTCCGCATCGCCCTCGACGGCTTCGGCAGCGGCTACGCCGCCATGAGCGCCCTGCGGCGGCTGCCCATCGACGTGCTCAAGCTCGACCGGGGCCTGGTCGACGGCGTCGCCGAGTCGGCCAGGCTGCACAAGATCACCGCCGGGCTGCTGCGCATCGCCACCGACCTGGGCATGGACTCCGTGGCCGAGGGTGTCGACGAGCCCGAGCAGGCCCGCGTCCTGCGCACCATGGGCTGCACCCACGGCCAGGGCCTGGCCTTCGCGGGCGCGCTCGACGAGCACCGCCTGCGGCACGCCCTGGACCGCGGTCCGTACACCCTCCCGACCGATCCCTCGAACGAGGGAAACGGGGTGCTCGTCGGGGGTGCGCTGCCCGTACGATCCGGAGCGGTGGGTGGCCCGGGAGCCCTCGCGCATGCTCCATTGCGCTCAAATAATGAGACGCCCGTCCCACCCACTTGA
- a CDS encoding acetolactate synthase large subunit: MTEQATGAHHHPQPRARGGAQQQPAHVEHLTGAQSLIRSLEEVGAEIVFGIPGGAILPAYDPMMDSSKVRHVLVRHEQGAGHAATGYAQATGKVGVCMATSGPGATNLVTPIADAHMDSVPLVAITGQVSSKSIGTDAFQEADICGITMPITKHNWLVTDPAEIPRTIAEAFHVASTGRPGPVLVDIAKDALQARTTFVWPPHTDLPGYRPVTKPHAKQIREAAKLLAQAERPVLYVGGGVLKAEATAELKVFAELTGAPVTTTLMALGAFPDSHPQHVGMPGMHGSVAAVTALQKADLIVALGARFDDRVTGKLDSFAPLAKIVHADIDPAEIGKNRAADVPIVGDAREVLADLIVAVRAEHAEGHTGDYAEWWEDLNRWRETYPLGYDQPEDGSLSPQQVIRRLGQLAPEGTVYTAGVGQHQMWAAHFIDYEQPRTWLNSGGAGTMGYAVPAAMGAKAGMPDHTVWAVDGDGSFQMTNQELVTCALNGIPIKVAIINNGALGMVRQWQTLFYNQRYSNTVLHSGPGSDGTEACAGTRVPDFVKLADAMGCVGLRCEDPADLDKVIAEANAINDRPVVVDFIVHQDAMVWPMVAAGTSNDEILAARGVRPDFDGIDAD; encoded by the coding sequence ATGACAGAGCAGGCCACCGGGGCCCACCATCATCCTCAGCCGCGGGCCCGCGGCGGGGCGCAGCAGCAGCCCGCCCACGTCGAGCACCTCACGGGTGCGCAGTCCCTGATCCGCTCGCTGGAAGAGGTGGGGGCCGAGATCGTCTTCGGGATCCCCGGCGGCGCCATCCTGCCCGCCTACGACCCGATGATGGACTCCTCGAAGGTCCGCCACGTCCTCGTGCGGCACGAGCAGGGCGCCGGGCACGCGGCGACGGGATACGCCCAGGCGACCGGCAAGGTGGGCGTGTGCATGGCGACTTCGGGCCCGGGGGCGACCAACCTGGTCACCCCGATCGCCGACGCGCACATGGACTCGGTGCCGCTGGTGGCGATCACCGGCCAGGTCTCCTCGAAGTCGATCGGTACGGACGCCTTCCAGGAGGCGGACATCTGCGGCATCACCATGCCGATCACCAAGCACAACTGGCTGGTCACCGACCCCGCCGAGATCCCGCGGACCATCGCGGAGGCCTTCCACGTGGCCTCCACCGGGCGCCCCGGCCCGGTGCTCGTCGACATCGCCAAGGACGCCCTCCAGGCCCGTACGACGTTCGTGTGGCCGCCCCACACCGACCTGCCGGGCTACCGCCCGGTGACCAAGCCGCACGCCAAGCAGATCCGCGAGGCCGCCAAGCTGCTCGCCCAGGCCGAGCGGCCGGTGCTGTACGTCGGCGGCGGTGTGCTGAAGGCGGAGGCGACGGCCGAACTGAAGGTGTTCGCCGAGCTGACCGGCGCGCCCGTGACCACGACGCTGATGGCGCTGGGCGCCTTCCCCGACAGCCACCCCCAGCACGTCGGCATGCCCGGCATGCACGGCTCGGTGGCCGCGGTGACGGCGCTGCAGAAGGCCGACCTCATCGTCGCGCTCGGCGCCCGCTTCGACGACCGCGTCACCGGCAAGCTCGACAGCTTCGCGCCCCTGGCCAAGATCGTGCACGCGGACATCGACCCGGCGGAGATCGGCAAGAACCGCGCCGCGGACGTGCCGATCGTCGGTGACGCCCGCGAGGTGCTCGCCGACCTGATCGTCGCGGTCCGGGCCGAGCACGCCGAGGGCCACACCGGCGACTACGCCGAGTGGTGGGAGGACCTGAACCGCTGGCGCGAGACCTACCCCCTCGGCTACGACCAGCCCGAGGACGGCAGCCTCTCCCCGCAGCAGGTCATCCGGCGGCTCGGACAGCTCGCCCCGGAGGGCACGGTCTACACCGCCGGCGTCGGCCAGCACCAGATGTGGGCCGCCCACTTCATCGACTACGAGCAGCCGCGGACCTGGCTCAACTCCGGCGGCGCCGGGACGATGGGCTACGCGGTCCCGGCGGCGATGGGCGCCAAGGCCGGCATGCCGGACCACACGGTCTGGGCCGTCGACGGCGACGGCAGCTTCCAGATGACCAATCAGGAACTGGTCACCTGCGCGCTGAACGGCATCCCCATCAAGGTCGCCATCATCAACAACGGCGCCCTGGGCATGGTCCGGCAGTGGCAGACCCTCTTCTACAACCAGCGCTACTCCAACACCGTCCTGCACTCGGGCCCCGGGTCCGACGGCACGGAGGCCTGCGCCGGCACCCGCGTGCCCGACTTCGTCAAGCTCGCCGACGCCATGGGCTGCGTGGGACTGCGCTGCGAGGACCCCGCGGACCTCGACAAGGTCATCGCCGAGGCCAACGCCATCAACGACCGCCCCGTCGTCGTGGACTTCATCGTGCACCAGGACGCCATGGTCTGGCCCATGGTCGCCGCCGGCACCTCCAACGACGAGATCCTCGCGGCACGCGGCGTGCGGCCGGACTTCGACGGCATCGACGCCGACTGA
- the ilvN gene encoding acetolactate synthase small subunit, protein MTKHTLSVLVENTPGILARVAALFSRRGFNIDSLAVGVTEHPDISRITIVVNVESLPLEQVTKQLNKLVNVLKIVELEDSAAIQRELVLVKVRADNESRSQIVEIVQLFRAKTVDVSPEAVTIEATGGSDKLGAMLKMLEPFGIKELVQSGTIAIGRGARSITDRSLRALDRSA, encoded by the coding sequence ATGACCAAGCACACGCTCTCCGTCCTGGTGGAGAACACCCCCGGCATCCTCGCCAGAGTCGCCGCGCTGTTCTCCCGCCGCGGCTTCAACATCGACTCCCTCGCGGTCGGGGTGACCGAGCACCCCGACATCTCCCGCATCACCATCGTCGTCAACGTCGAGTCGCTGCCCCTGGAACAGGTGACCAAGCAGCTCAACAAGCTCGTCAACGTGCTGAAGATCGTCGAGCTGGAGGACAGCGCGGCCATCCAGCGCGAGCTCGTCCTCGTGAAGGTGCGCGCCGACAACGAGAGCCGGTCCCAGATCGTCGAGATCGTCCAGCTGTTCCGCGCCAAGACCGTCGACGTCTCCCCGGAGGCCGTCACCATCGAGGCCACCGGCGGCAGCGACAAGCTCGGCGCCATGCTGAAGATGCTGGAGCCGTTCGGCATCAAGGAACTGGTGCAGTCGGGCACGATCGCCATAGGGCGCGGCGCCCGCTCGATCACCGACCGCAGCCTGCGGGCCCTGGACCGCTCGGCCTGA
- the ilvC gene encoding ketol-acid reductoisomerase, whose translation MAAELFYDNDADLSIIQGRKVAVLGYGSQGHAHALSLRDSGVDVRVGLHEGSKSKAKAEEQGLRVVTPAEAAAEADVIMILVPDPIQAQVYEESVKDNLKDGDALFFGHGFNIRFGFIKPPAGVDVCMVAPKGPGHLVRRQYEEGRGVPCIAAVEQDASGNAFALALSYAKAIGGTRAGVIKTTFTEETETDLFGEQAVLCGGASALVKAGFETLVEAGYQPEIAYFECLHELKLIVDLMYEGGLEKMRWSVSETAEWGDYVTGPRIVTDATKAEMKKVLGEIQDGTFANNWMKEYQAGLPQYNQYKKADEDHLLETTGKKLRKLMSWVDDKE comes from the coding sequence GTGGCTGCCGAGCTCTTCTACGACAACGACGCCGACCTGTCCATCATCCAGGGCCGCAAGGTCGCGGTCCTCGGCTACGGCAGCCAGGGCCACGCCCACGCGCTGTCCCTGCGCGACTCGGGTGTCGACGTCCGCGTGGGCCTGCACGAGGGCTCGAAGTCCAAGGCGAAGGCCGAGGAGCAGGGCCTGCGCGTCGTCACCCCGGCGGAGGCCGCGGCCGAGGCCGACGTCATCATGATCCTCGTTCCGGACCCGATCCAGGCCCAGGTCTACGAGGAGTCCGTCAAGGACAACCTCAAGGACGGCGACGCGCTGTTCTTCGGCCACGGCTTCAACATCCGCTTCGGCTTCATCAAGCCGCCGGCCGGCGTCGACGTCTGCATGGTCGCCCCCAAGGGCCCCGGCCACCTGGTGCGCCGTCAGTACGAGGAGGGCCGCGGCGTCCCGTGCATCGCGGCCGTCGAGCAGGACGCCTCGGGCAACGCCTTCGCCCTCGCCCTCTCCTACGCCAAGGCCATCGGCGGCACCCGCGCCGGCGTCATCAAGACCACCTTCACCGAGGAGACCGAGACCGACCTGTTCGGCGAGCAGGCGGTCCTCTGCGGCGGTGCCTCCGCGCTGGTGAAGGCCGGCTTCGAGACGCTGGTCGAGGCGGGCTACCAGCCGGAGATCGCCTACTTCGAGTGCCTCCACGAGCTGAAGCTCATCGTCGACCTGATGTACGAGGGCGGCCTGGAGAAGATGCGCTGGTCGGTCTCCGAGACCGCCGAGTGGGGCGACTACGTCACCGGCCCCCGCATCGTCACCGACGCCACCAAGGCCGAGATGAAGAAGGTCCTGGGCGAGATCCAGGACGGCACCTTCGCCAACAACTGGATGAAGGAGTACCAGGCCGGCCTGCCCCAGTACAACCAGTACAAGAAGGCCGACGAGGACCACCTCCTGGAGACCACCGGCAAGAAGCTGCGCAAGCTCATGAGCTGGGTGGACGACAAGGAGTAG
- the serA gene encoding phosphoglycerate dehydrogenase: MSTASSRKPVVLIAEELSPATVDALGPDFDIRHCNGADRAELLPAIADVDAVLVRSATKVDAEAIAAAKRLRVIARAGVGLDNVDVSAATKAGVMVVNAPTSNIVTAAELACGLLVATARNIPQANSALKNGEWKRSKYTGVELSEKTLGVVGLGRIGVLVAQRMSAFGMKVVAYDPYVQPARAAQMGVKLLTLDELLEVADFITVHLPKTPETLGLIGDEALHKVKPSVRIVNAARGGIVDEAALAAALKEGRVAAAGLDVYASEPCTDSPLFAFDNVVATPHLGASTGEAQEKAGIAVAKSVRLALAGELVPDAVNVQGGVIAEDVKPGLPLAEKLGRIFTALAGEVAVRLDVEVYGEITQHDVKVLELSALKGVFEDVVDETVSYVNAPLFAQERGVEVRLTTGSESPDHRNVVTVRGTLSGGDEVAISGTLAGPKNLQKIVAVGDHDVDLALAEHMAFLRYEDRPGVVGTVGRILGEAGINIAGMQVSRATEGGEALVALTVDESIPAPVLGEIAAEIGAVFARAVDLTD; the protein is encoded by the coding sequence GTGAGCACTGCCTCGTCTCGTAAACCCGTCGTACTCATCGCCGAGGAACTCTCTCCCGCGACCGTCGACGCCCTGGGCCCCGACTTCGACATCCGGCACTGCAACGGCGCGGACCGGGCCGAGCTGCTGCCCGCCATCGCCGACGTCGACGCCGTCCTCGTGCGCTCCGCGACGAAGGTCGACGCGGAGGCCATCGCGGCCGCCAAGCGGCTGCGCGTCATCGCCCGCGCCGGCGTCGGCCTCGACAACGTCGACGTCTCCGCCGCCACCAAGGCCGGCGTCATGGTCGTCAACGCGCCGACGTCCAACATCGTCACCGCCGCCGAGCTCGCCTGCGGCCTGCTCGTCGCCACCGCCCGCAACATCCCCCAGGCCAACTCCGCGCTGAAGAACGGCGAGTGGAAGCGGTCGAAGTACACCGGCGTCGAGCTGTCCGAGAAGACCCTCGGCGTGGTGGGACTGGGCCGCATCGGTGTCCTCGTCGCCCAGCGGATGTCCGCCTTCGGCATGAAGGTCGTCGCCTACGACCCCTATGTCCAGCCCGCGCGCGCCGCCCAGATGGGCGTGAAGCTGCTGACGCTGGACGAGCTGCTCGAGGTCGCCGACTTCATCACCGTGCACCTGCCCAAGACCCCCGAGACGCTGGGGCTGATCGGCGACGAGGCGCTGCACAAGGTCAAGCCGTCGGTGCGCATCGTCAACGCCGCGCGGGGCGGGATCGTCGACGAGGCGGCGCTGGCCGCCGCCCTCAAGGAGGGCCGGGTGGCCGCCGCCGGCCTGGACGTCTACGCCTCCGAGCCGTGCACCGACTCCCCGCTCTTCGCGTTCGACAACGTGGTCGCCACCCCGCACCTCGGCGCCTCCACCGGCGAGGCCCAGGAGAAGGCGGGCATCGCCGTCGCCAAGTCGGTGCGGCTGGCGCTCGCCGGCGAGCTGGTGCCGGACGCGGTCAACGTCCAGGGCGGTGTCATCGCCGAGGACGTCAAGCCCGGTCTGCCGCTGGCCGAGAAGCTCGGCCGCATCTTCACCGCGCTGGCCGGTGAGGTCGCGGTGCGGCTGGACGTCGAGGTGTACGGCGAGATCACGCAGCACGACGTGAAGGTGCTCGAACTCTCCGCGCTCAAGGGCGTCTTCGAGGACGTCGTCGACGAGACGGTCTCATATGTGAACGCCCCGCTGTTCGCCCAGGAGCGCGGTGTCGAGGTGCGGCTGACGACGGGCTCCGAGTCGCCGGACCACCGCAACGTGGTGACCGTGCGCGGCACGCTGTCGGGCGGCGACGAAGTCGCCATCTCCGGCACGCTGGCCGGGCCGAAGAACCTGCAGAAGATCGTCGCAGTCGGTGACCACGACGTGGACCTCGCCCTCGCCGAGCACATGGCCTTCCTGCGGTACGAGGACCGGCCGGGCGTCGTCGGCACCGTGGGTCGCATCCTCGGTGAGGCCGGCATCAACATCGCCGGCATGCAGGTGTCGAGGGCGACGGAGGGCGGCGAGGCGCTGGTCGCGCTCACCGTCGACGAGTCGATCCCGGCGCCGGTGCTGGGGGAGATCGCGGCCGAGATCGGTGCGGTCTTCGCCCGTGCGGTGGACCTCACGGACTGA
- a CDS encoding GntR family transcriptional regulator, with translation MGALGRAARPPYLRIAAELRDRIASGELRPGDRIPSTRGITREWGVAMATASKALAVLRQEGLVRAVPGVGTVVDAPGTESGAVRTRASRRGGRRRTAGPPLTRERVVRTAVAVADAHGSAALSMRAVATALGVSTTVLYRHVSAKDELVELMADAVFGDVALPAPAPADWRGRLEAWAWAQWALYRRHPWLVKALSFTRSPLPGNVSALMEWSVAPARDRGVDAGRARYAAVTVAGYVRGLAMGMEDEAPAGRDGRAAGFALDALFAFGLARMLDGLGTVAWYRG, from the coding sequence ATGGGCGCACTGGGCCGGGCCGCGCGTCCGCCCTACCTGAGGATCGCCGCCGAGCTGCGCGACCGCATCGCCTCCGGCGAGCTGCGGCCGGGCGATAGGATCCCCTCCACCCGCGGCATCACCCGGGAGTGGGGAGTCGCCATGGCCACCGCCAGCAAGGCGCTGGCCGTGCTGCGGCAAGAGGGGCTGGTGCGGGCCGTGCCCGGGGTCGGCACGGTCGTCGACGCGCCCGGCACGGAGTCCGGTGCCGTGCGGACGCGGGCGTCCCGGCGCGGCGGGCGCCGGCGGACCGCCGGGCCGCCGCTCACGCGGGAGCGCGTGGTGCGCACGGCCGTGGCCGTCGCCGACGCCCACGGCTCGGCGGCGCTGTCCATGCGTGCCGTCGCCACCGCCCTGGGCGTCTCCACCACGGTGCTGTACCGCCACGTCTCGGCCAAGGACGAGCTGGTGGAGCTGATGGCGGACGCCGTCTTCGGCGACGTCGCGCTCCCCGCACCGGCGCCGGCGGACTGGCGGGGCCGGCTGGAGGCGTGGGCGTGGGCGCAGTGGGCGCTCTACCGCCGGCACCCGTGGCTGGTGAAGGCGCTGTCCTTCACCCGGTCCCCGCTGCCGGGCAACGTCTCCGCCCTGATGGAGTGGTCTGTGGCGCCGGCCCGCGACCGGGGTGTGGACGCGGGCCGTGCGCGGTACGCGGCGGTCACCGTGGCCGGCTATGTGCGCGGCCTCGCGATGGGCATGGAGGACGAGGCGCCGGCCGGGCGGGACGGCCGCGCGGCGGGTTTCGCCCTCGACGCGTTGTTCGCGTTCGGGCTGGCCCGGATGCTCGACGGGCTGGGGACGGTCGCCTGGTACCGCGGCTGA